One Candidatus Saccharibacteria bacterium RAAC3_TM7_1 genomic region harbors:
- a CDS encoding hypothetical protein (RAAC3_TM7_1_854), with protein sequence MTETLTVIVVLVVVVVGFGAVIFFMNQRLRELKNASAVELMKSDVTELTRSIGQLQQAMGDKLERNNTSIQQTVQKQLSESAKLVADVTQRLAKLDETNRRVVDVADELKTLQNVLSNPKQRGVLGEFYLKQILENMLPPGAFELQYRLGEGMVVDAVIHLDDRLLPIDSKFSLENYNRLVEAKPAERPALEKAFKDDLKKRIDETAKYINAKKGTLAQALMFIPSEAIYYDLLANKVGAGGVNGRDLMQYAAVEKRVTIVGPSTLSAMLQIISQGLSSLEIQKDTEVIRKNVEQLGRHMNAFQTYLVKLGGSLSSTVNHFNSAQKELTKVDKDVVKIAGSAESIEPLLLDKPREE encoded by the coding sequence ATGACAGAGACGCTTACGGTAATAGTAGTATTGGTGGTGGTTGTGGTCGGCTTCGGCGCGGTAATATTTTTCATGAACCAGCGCCTAAGAGAACTAAAGAACGCCAGTGCCGTGGAGTTGATGAAAAGTGACGTGACAGAACTGACGCGCTCAATCGGACAATTGCAGCAGGCGATGGGTGACAAGCTCGAGCGTAATAATACTTCTATCCAGCAGACAGTTCAGAAGCAGTTGTCGGAGAGCGCGAAGCTGGTAGCCGACGTGACGCAGCGGCTGGCAAAGCTTGATGAAACGAATCGCCGCGTCGTCGACGTAGCAGATGAACTTAAGACCTTGCAAAACGTACTGTCAAATCCAAAACAGCGCGGTGTACTTGGCGAATTCTATCTGAAGCAGATTCTTGAAAATATGCTGCCACCGGGTGCTTTTGAACTGCAGTATCGTCTGGGTGAGGGCATGGTGGTTGACGCAGTGATCCATCTCGATGATAGGCTGCTGCCGATCGACTCCAAGTTTTCGCTCGAAAATTACAATCGCCTCGTGGAGGCCAAGCCGGCAGAGCGGCCGGCGTTGGAAAAAGCCTTTAAGGATGACTTGAAGAAGCGGATCGACGAAACGGCTAAGTATATCAATGCCAAGAAAGGCACACTGGCGCAGGCATTGATGTTTATTCCGTCCGAAGCGATCTATTATGACCTCCTGGCAAATAAAGTCGGTGCCGGTGGCGTGAATGGTCGCGACCTCATGCAATATGCGGCGGTAGAAAAACGAGTCACGATCGTCGGGCCAAGTACGCTGTCTGCTATGCTACAGATTATTTCTCAAGGGCTCAGTAGCCTGGAGATTCAAAAAGACACCGAGGTCATCCGCAAGAATGTTGAGCAACTTGGTAGGCATATGAATGCTTTCCAAACGTACTTGGTGAAGTTAGGGGGAAGCCTCAGCTCCACCGTCAATCACTTTAATAGTGCGCAGAAAGAACTAACGAAAGTTGACAAGGATGTGGTGAAGATTGCTGGCAGCGCGGAATCAATCGAGCCGCTCCTGCTTGATAAGCCTCGCGAAGAATAA
- a CDS encoding hypothetical protein (RAAC3_TM7_1_855) yields MAKVVEVSDPLGTWATMSWRSMLNVFLTGILVGVLTYMLYLLLERFVFEPIMCRDSVALARCESKDDFASIVALVLGSMLGLILMVRQRVYRPLLATLGIFLSFWTIFLVLMNLPWLAVLIISVLAFGIGYVLFAWLVQPVSLGLSLVMVTLAVVVIRIVLTV; encoded by the coding sequence AGTAAGTGATCCACTAGGCACCTGGGCAACGATGAGTTGGCGGTCAATGCTCAATGTTTTTCTAACTGGCATTTTGGTCGGAGTACTAACATACATGCTCTACCTGCTTCTTGAGCGGTTTGTGTTTGAGCCGATCATGTGTCGCGACAGCGTGGCGCTTGCCCGCTGCGAAAGTAAGGACGATTTTGCCAGTATCGTAGCACTAGTACTCGGTTCAATGCTCGGCTTGATCCTAATGGTACGACAACGAGTCTATCGTCCGCTCCTTGCGACGCTTGGTATTTTCCTGTCGTTTTGGACTATTTTTCTGGTACTCATGAACCTCCCGTGGCTCGCGGTGCTTATCATCTCGGTGCTTGCGTTTGGAATCGGCTATGTGCTGTTTGCCTGGCTTGTCCAGCCCGTTAGTCTGGGTCTGAGTTTGGTGATGGTTACGCTAGCGGTGGTGGTGATCAGGATTGTTCTAACAGTCTAG